The Planctomycetia bacterium genome has a segment encoding these proteins:
- a CDS encoding IS4 family transposase, with translation MRHSPDRRYGRIKIPQPRHVSPWVRQLKQAPIAMNVIEVVEVDAPSGVEPIRWILFTSLPVVTFEEAWVVIGYYELRWLVEEYHKALKTGCRVESPQLKTAGRWEAFVGLTSVLAARLLQLKSLARTNPEVPAQRVVPGVWLKMLKLARKNLPRVHDLTVGQFYREVAKLGGFLGRKSDGEPGWITIWRGWEKLNTYVFVASKLKLQI, from the coding sequence ATCAGACATAGCCCAGACCGTAGATACGGTCGCATCAAGATTCCTCAGCCGCGGCACGTCAGTCCTTGGGTGCGCCAGCTCAAGCAAGCTCCGATTGCGATGAACGTGATCGAAGTCGTCGAGGTGGACGCGCCGTCAGGTGTGGAGCCCATCCGCTGGATTCTGTTTACTTCGTTACCGGTGGTAACCTTTGAGGAGGCGTGGGTAGTGATTGGCTACTACGAACTGCGGTGGCTGGTGGAGGAATATCACAAGGCGCTCAAGACGGGCTGTCGTGTGGAGTCTCCGCAGTTGAAGACGGCCGGTCGTTGGGAAGCGTTTGTTGGCCTGACCAGTGTGTTGGCGGCTCGCCTGCTCCAGCTGAAATCACTCGCCCGGACGAACCCCGAAGTTCCAGCCCAGCGCGTGGTGCCTGGCGTGTGGCTGAAGATGCTCAAGTTGGCCCGCAAGAATTTGCCCCGCGTTCACGATCTGACGGTTGGACAGTTTTATCGCGAAGTTGCCAAACTCGGCGGCTTCCTCGGGCGCAAGAGCGATGGCGAACCTGGATGGATTACAATTTGGCGAGGGTGGGAAAAACTCAACACCTACGTATTCGTTGCAAGCAAACTCAAACTTCAGATCTAG
- a CDS encoding site-specific integrase codes for MGVVHRSLRTDINWLADGPIGPYVDAFKRRLTERRYAAHTFAGYLASITHFARWARSGRLRLHRIDEGSIAEFLDDHLPRIGGIKGLFA; via the coding sequence ATGGGCGTCGTTCACCGTTCGCTGCGCACCGACATCAACTGGCTCGCTGACGGGCCGATCGGCCCGTACGTTGATGCGTTCAAGCGGCGCCTGACCGAGCGCAGGTACGCCGCGCACACCTTCGCCGGCTACTTGGCCAGCATCACGCATTTCGCACGCTGGGCGCGCAGCGGGCGCCTGCGGCTGCACCGGATCGACGAAGGGTCGATCGCCGAGTTCCTCGATGATCACCTGCCGCGGATAGGCGGGATAAAAGGCCTATTCGCGTAA